A window of Ooceraea biroi isolate clonal line C1 chromosome 9, Obir_v5.4, whole genome shotgun sequence genomic DNA:
ATTCGTCATATCATGGTACTGGACCGTATTTCACGGAAAGAAGAGCAGAACAGACGGTAAATGTTAGCATATTGACAAATCTACCTTTCGGGCGGATTCTATTTGGGATATCCGCCGAAAATAATACGCAGCACAGAACGGCAAGTAACATGTACATATGTTAACGAACttgattatatttcttatttataatagaaGCTATCGAAGAAGGTGTCTTTAATTTGAGACAAATTGTCGATTTCTTTACGAGAATTCGACTTGTGTGCCCATTTCATACTATAAATTGCGCACACAATGCGCCGTTGACTTCATGGGATAACAAGGGTCCTTATTCACAAAATATTCCAATAGGACCAGGAACAGCTGAACAAATTAGCAACGAATCGACTCTGGAGGAAACGAACGTTACGAGATGTACCTGCGCTGCGTGCAGTAACAGTGACGTCAATGACAGGTAGcgttttcctttaattatcgATCTCGCGATTCAgaaattaacgattaattaacattGCCGACGTTATCAGCACATTGTTGTTAACATTGAATACTGAGAAAATGATCATCGCGCTCCACGTGGCTCTTCCTGCATTGATTAATTATGCCGTGAGAGGCGGTTTAACGACATGACGAAACGTGTTTGAATCCGTGTGAATCCGCcgatgcaaataataatttcgcgtaATAACTCGCGGACGGTTCGCCAGTTGGAAGCTCTCCGTTCTGAATCGTTCTATTTTCGAATACtgattgatttttttccgCCTAGTGATCGATCTGATTAGGAAGAGCTTCTTAGCGGGTAAACCTGTCCGCGTCATTTGAATACTCGTTATTATTCAGAATTATTCAGAACTATAACAGAAGCGCCGAGGATTTATTACATCAATTGCGTTTCGCCGTTTGtgtatttttgtatctttCCTCTCTGATGTATGAATATGGATGTAGTAACGATACAGCGAATTGCAGAATGTTTGCAGTCGACCAACCTAACCATTCGAACCAGGTGAATCTATCTTTCAACCGCGCTTTGTTTCACAGGAATGCATCTGATGGCACGGGCAATATACATAACTCTATTCCTTCAGCAATTGTTCATGTTGCGAATTCAACGGATCTGACAAATAGAACCGTGAAAATAAATCTCAGAGAATTCACGAATGTAAGGGTGTTAAGAGAGGCGAACACATTCCAGGTGTCTGCCAGTAACATCCATCCATCTGCTGATAACAGGCTGGTGTCTCTTTGCGACTgtcttttatcatattttttgctaaaacgaaataatttgaaattgtCGAAATTTTATCTTAAATCGCGGTCAGTTGCCCTATTTTGTCAAATGTTGATTTTAATGCTTTCGTTATTACATGTGTAATGCAAGATGCGTTTGTCACTTTGTTTAGGTCCGCCAACCTAGTTATATCCGGCGGGATTGATGAAATCAACATCACAGTACCAACAATAGTATCAACGACTGTTGATACTAGCAGCCCACCTGTTGTACAAACTCAAGCTCAAACTAGAATATTTAGGAATCGGACAAGAAATACACGGAGCAAaaacaaagaagaaaatgctaaaagttaatactttataattaatcaatttacattgattataattaatcagtgCTTTTATATGAAGACAAAGACGGTATTAAGACCACATAAAGGCtctataattttcaataatgatgaTTTGGTCAACTCATCATTAATGAAGATAATAATTGAAGAGAACATTCTTTAACGTTTTTTTATACTTGATTTATACTTAAAGACgtcattttatattcattgCACAATTGGTTTCTGttgaaactatttttattgtcaaagaattgtaattttacataaaagaatttattatgtatagatCGCAACGAGAGAGTTGTCGAGTTACAAAACAGATATTATTACGATTCTTATGAGATTTTTGTTGTATTATTTCGCGCATATTCCGCCAATGTATCATCAATCGACATTGACGATCCGTCGCTAATTATGGAGTTTATTCATGACATGCGTTAATTGCAACGTGACGTGGATGGCATTAAATCGCTGGCAGCGCATTGAAAATATTCGCAGAATTATCGTCATTCATCGTGcccattaaaattatatacacgtCAAGACGCAGATGTTTTTTCACTTGAATTTCCCGTTATATCTTATTTGGtaaaatcattataaaatcatGAGAGTGTTTTCTTCGATACCTCATGTAAGGTATATGCTTGTCGTACGCGTTCGAGATCTGTGAAAATTCACGCAACACAGAAATAATTAGCGATTAAGTTTTTATTCTGTTAAGTCGAACGTAACATAATTGCACTCGCAAAAATCGTGCGAGCTAAAAAGACTGGAACTTCGCGAAATGTATTACAAGGTCAAGCTGGTCTTAATAGTAACGAGAACGAAAAGAGATCAGCGCGTACGCGAGATGCAGAGCAGGAAAGCTGAAAAATCAGGCAAATAAATGCACGGTTCTTAACACGTTCGCGCCGCGGGATTTTTACAGCTTTATGCAATCGTAACATGTTCTCGCGGGTTTTACGACAAAATAATCTGACATGTTTAATCGCTCGTAATTAACGTTATTACGCGGCGACCACACCGAGATTGTGATTTTTATTGCCGTGGTTGTCGTTTTTAGCCTTAACTTATCATTAACTATCGGTAATCTCTTTAATCTCTTCTTCGTCTGGAACGTGTTCAGGCGTAGACATCATCACCGATAATGCCAATGCAGACATTGCTGGAGATCTAAGCCagtttttgcaaataaaaaagaattctcttgcaattatgtaaattataaaaaaacaagagcTCGCGTGTCAGACTTAGTAATGCACAAATGTGCCTCTCTAGATGATACTGTCTTAATTGctcaataatttctttttttaattttaagctGATGTAATCGTAATGGTAAATTACATAATGTACGCTTCAAGAGGAGGGCAAAAGAAGCGAGAGGCGACAGATATAGAAAAATGTAACGGCTTTCGTGGCTCGAAGGACAACTCTTAAAGAACCTCGCCGGTGTTTCTTGCCATTGCGGTTACTCGTTTCGCGCAGCTTCCTATTCCGGTTCGTAAGAAATCGTTAATTCGTCAGATAAGCGTCGGAAATCGTCATTCGCAGCGTGGTGGAGTCATCTCATTCTGACTTGAGGACACGAGAGAAAAAATCTCATTGTTCCCGATGACGAGCGTCGTggtcattcttttttttcctctcccgTTACAATCCGGTTTAATTATAGATGCTTATTCTATCACTTATAGCGTCTCCTCCAAGATGGAAAATCGTTACAACCAGCATCCGCGACGCCGACCGCATTTGCGGGCATATATCTGTTAGGTCTGTCTCGAAGCGACGCGAATGTGATTTATTCGCCGATACGCGATTGATCTGAGGAGACCGCCCGGATGCTGATTCGCGTGGATTGATACATGGAATGAAGACAGCAAGTGGAATTGTGAAACTGGAAAAATTCTTAactttattaacaaatttgtttGCTAATGCAGCTAggaatttttctaatttaacaaatacacttcttgtttttttttcatgtcgaAATATTCGTCGCGCGGGGCATGTAATGGTCAACCCCATCGGAAAGTCGTAATCCATTATGATATTACATGATAACGTCTCGGTTGACTTCAGTGAGAGCAAATGCGCGATGGCCATTAGATCGCGATATCGATTCCCCGATTATTCGATCGTTCAAATTCCGGTATCATCGACAGATCAGGACCAGAGGAAGACGGATCTTCCTGAAGAATCATCAAAGTGACGTCGCATcgatgttataaaaatatcgatcgcGTCTGACGTGGCGGAAACCGTGGACGATTTATCAGTTGATCATGTGATCGCGATCGGTCATTTATAACGGCGAACCcttcaattaataaattatgtatacgcGGAAGTGCACTGGAAGTGCGAATGCGTGCGTAATATTGTGGCgtttacgcgcgcgatttGCATGCGAGCGAATGATTAATGATTGGCGCGTTACGTAATGGGCCGATTTCCAGCGATAAGGATGGTCGTTCCTTCGTTTGTTCGTTTATATGTTCATGTCGTGCGATTTCGATCTACACCTGTAGCATTGTTGTATGCGCCCCCGTTACTTTTAGTGCACGTTTACTTccgttttccttcttcttctctgcGAATGACGCACGTGACGTCTCGTCCACGTCCGTTGATCGTGGGTGTGGATCACCCACTGCCTGGTCTGCCTGGATCATAGCTTGCGGCGTGGGTCTTGCAGGCGGGCCCCTCGTAGACCTTGATTTGTCTCTCGTCTTGAGAACCGGCATTCGATCTGCGATAAACGCGATCCTCGCCGATACATCGAGGAAGCCGGGGACTCGCGCCGCCAACTCTTCCACATTGTGGCCGATAATCGTTCCCCGTCgatttcagattttttatggaaaattgACGTACGCGTGCAAGTCCCTTTATGGGAATTTTTACTTTGAATTTCAACGtctaaaaagaagaaactccCGCGCTCAGtcttaaaagtaaaaatttaatgatcAAGGAAAAGGAATGTTGTAGAGAGTAAAAGCTATTCACTCTCCTCGTTTTTGGTaaacaaaatgtataattttattgtaagcCGATTTGTCCAATCGATCAAGCCCAAATTTCTGATAGAAATTGTGATTCTCAGTACATTGTACAGAAATGCAGATAGCCGTCCATATTTACGTTGATTTTATTCGCACGCTGTAATCACCATCTCGTTACCGAGATCACGTCACATTTAAGTAGGCATTTGATGAAGAATAACAGTCTATTGTTATCTTATTTACAGCTAATCAGTAGACGCAACCAGGTAATCAATCACAATAAATCATTGCGATACTTTCATAAACGAATCGTGTATTTTCGCGTCGTCATGCGAACTTTACCTTCTGGTCCCCTCGATTTTGTCAAATTTTGGCTTCttgaaagaaagataaagacaTATTTTAgaatgtattaggggtgtgatttagttttgagggtttttttgctcaaaaacgcatgtatttaaatatgataatgaatgaataccttaatcaaaatattttccttcgttttctatcactttttcccatctttctggcaagagatcgattccaccacgataaaatcactcttcttttcagttgatccattcgtcgacgaattttcgcacttcttccaaattatcaaagtgtgtatcctctaaagcgtgttgcatcgaccggaacaaataataatcgcatggagaatacgcggggtgcggtaagacttcccattcaagctctaacagtgtttgtttcactgataacgcaacgtcaggtcgagcgtcatcacgaagaagaatcactttccgtcgtttactcgcaattggtggtcgtttttggtccaatgcttgcttcaacttgtacgattggtgtcgataacgatcagccgtgacagtctcgtgcggatttaacagctcatagtacactatcccaccaaatatacagagcattactttttaaccgtgaatattgcgtctcggagtggatgttgatggttcgcctggatccacccatgattttctgcgtttcggattatcaaaatagatccacttttcatccccagtaacaatccgagacaaaagactcttctttttttgcctggcgatcaacgaaatgcaaatgttcaaccggttcgcaatggcactttccgataattcatgtcaaacccatttcccttctttctaaatttttcccatttcatgtaaatgtttggtaattgttgtacgatcaacatttaatgctctgacaagttctgaagtggattgtgttggattttcgtgcaataatgcttggaaatctgcattttcaagctttcgtGGTTgttccgagcgttc
This region includes:
- the LOC105279023 gene encoding uncharacterized protein LOC105279023 isoform X3: MARWWPYNTIIVSSIFVISWYWTVFHGKKSRTDEAIEEGVFNLRQIVDFFTRIRLVCPFHTINCAHNAPLTSWDNKGPYSQNIPIGPGTAEQISNESTLEETNVTRCTCAACSNSDVNDRSANLVISGGIDEINITVPTIVSTTVDTSSPPVVQTQAQTRIFRNRTRNTRSKNKEENAKS
- the LOC105279023 gene encoding uncharacterized protein LOC105279023 isoform X1; its protein translation is MARWWPYNTIIVSSIFVISWYWTVFHGKKSRTDEAIEEGVFNLRQIVDFFTRIRLVCPFHTINCAHNAPLTSWDNKGPYSQNIPIGPGTAEQISNESTLEETNVTRCTCAACSNSDVNDRNASDGTGNIHNSIPSAIVHVANSTDLTNRTVKINLREFTNVRVLREANTFQVSASNIHPSADNRSANLVISGGIDEINITVPTIVSTTVDTSSPPVVQTQAQTRIFRNRTRNTRSKNKEENAKS
- the LOC105279023 gene encoding uncharacterized protein LOC105279023 isoform X2, coding for MARWWPYNTIIVSSIFVISWYWTVFHGKKSRTDGPGTAEQISNESTLEETNVTRCTCAACSNSDVNDRNASDGTGNIHNSIPSAIVHVANSTDLTNRTVKINLREFTNVRVLREANTFQVSASNIHPSADNRSANLVISGGIDEINITVPTIVSTTVDTSSPPVVQTQAQTRIFRNRTRNTRSKNKEENAKS